A genomic stretch from Neodiprion fabricii isolate iyNeoFabr1 chromosome 3, iyNeoFabr1.1, whole genome shotgun sequence includes:
- the LOC124178921 gene encoding COMM domain-containing protein 4 isoform X1, whose translation MKFRFLGDADCPDWLLAEINTLSRMTSIKMKVLGQLVAKSLTEGTLDEDKVKKLTQDAKLEPGDAKAIVAALNLILSSSTSHAVSATDLSSELQQLGLPREHSTTLARIYTEHSPQITATLSAQSLRLKRLSFIETLENEKTSPFVKIAFQTSDTAGKEETNKVTIPKESIPVLLAELKRARSLMEGL comes from the exons ATG AAATTTCGCTTCCTCGGAGACGCTGATTGCCCCGATTGGCTACTAGCGGAGATAAATACGCTTTCTCGAATG ACGTCCATCAAGATGAAAGTTCTCGGACAACTCGTAGCCAAGTCTTTGACGGAAGGAACTCTTGAC GAAGATAAAGTGAAGAAACTCACGCAGGACGCAAAGCTAG AGCCTGGAGATGCAAAAGCCATCGTTGCTGCTTTAAACTTAATACTTTCGTCTTCCACGAGTCATGCGGTATCGGCGACCGACCTGAGTAGCGAACTTCAACAACTGGGCCTCCCTCGGGAGCACAGCACCACCCTTGCACGTATTTACACGGAACACAGCCCCCAAATCACGGCGACGTTATCTGCGCAGTCCTTGAGAC TCAAACGTCTTTCTTTCATCGAAACATTGGAGAACGAGAAAACATCACCATTCGTAAAAATAGCATTCCAAACTAGCGACACCGCTGGAAAAGAGGAAACCAACAAAGTCACGATACCCAAAGAAAGCATTCCGGTATTGCTTGCAG AACTGAAGAGAGCACGGTCACTGATGGAAGGACTGTAA
- the LOC124178921 gene encoding COMM domain-containing protein 4 isoform X2, producing MPNATLWLFVTFASYYRVSSVHVQNFEDKVKKLTQDAKLEPGDAKAIVAALNLILSSSTSHAVSATDLSSELQQLGLPREHSTTLARIYTEHSPQITATLSAQSLRLKRLSFIETLENEKTSPFVKIAFQTSDTAGKEETNKVTIPKESIPVLLAELKRARSLMEGL from the exons ATGCCTAATGCCACTCTATGGCTTTTCGTGACGTTCGCCAGTTATTACAGAGTGAGTTCCGTAcatgtacaaaatttt GAAGATAAAGTGAAGAAACTCACGCAGGACGCAAAGCTAG AGCCTGGAGATGCAAAAGCCATCGTTGCTGCTTTAAACTTAATACTTTCGTCTTCCACGAGTCATGCGGTATCGGCGACCGACCTGAGTAGCGAACTTCAACAACTGGGCCTCCCTCGGGAGCACAGCACCACCCTTGCACGTATTTACACGGAACACAGCCCCCAAATCACGGCGACGTTATCTGCGCAGTCCTTGAGAC TCAAACGTCTTTCTTTCATCGAAACATTGGAGAACGAGAAAACATCACCATTCGTAAAAATAGCATTCCAAACTAGCGACACCGCTGGAAAAGAGGAAACCAACAAAGTCACGATACCCAAAGAAAGCATTCCGGTATTGCTTGCAG AACTGAAGAGAGCACGGTCACTGATGGAAGGACTGTAA
- the LOC124178921 gene encoding COMM domain-containing protein 4 isoform X3 has protein sequence MTSIKMKVLGQLVAKSLTEGTLDEDKVKKLTQDAKLEPGDAKAIVAALNLILSSSTSHAVSATDLSSELQQLGLPREHSTTLARIYTEHSPQITATLSAQSLRLKRLSFIETLENEKTSPFVKIAFQTSDTAGKEETNKVTIPKESIPVLLAELKRARSLMEGL, from the exons ATG ACGTCCATCAAGATGAAAGTTCTCGGACAACTCGTAGCCAAGTCTTTGACGGAAGGAACTCTTGAC GAAGATAAAGTGAAGAAACTCACGCAGGACGCAAAGCTAG AGCCTGGAGATGCAAAAGCCATCGTTGCTGCTTTAAACTTAATACTTTCGTCTTCCACGAGTCATGCGGTATCGGCGACCGACCTGAGTAGCGAACTTCAACAACTGGGCCTCCCTCGGGAGCACAGCACCACCCTTGCACGTATTTACACGGAACACAGCCCCCAAATCACGGCGACGTTATCTGCGCAGTCCTTGAGAC TCAAACGTCTTTCTTTCATCGAAACATTGGAGAACGAGAAAACATCACCATTCGTAAAAATAGCATTCCAAACTAGCGACACCGCTGGAAAAGAGGAAACCAACAAAGTCACGATACCCAAAGAAAGCATTCCGGTATTGCTTGCAG AACTGAAGAGAGCACGGTCACTGATGGAAGGACTGTAA
- the LOC124178921 gene encoding COMM domain-containing protein 4 isoform X4 gives MVSTRVWKISSNIASKEDKVKKLTQDAKLEPGDAKAIVAALNLILSSSTSHAVSATDLSSELQQLGLPREHSTTLARIYTEHSPQITATLSAQSLRLKRLSFIETLENEKTSPFVKIAFQTSDTAGKEETNKVTIPKESIPVLLAELKRARSLMEGL, from the exons ATGGTCTCAACGCGAGTTTGGAAAATATCGTCAAACATTGCTTCGAAA GAAGATAAAGTGAAGAAACTCACGCAGGACGCAAAGCTAG AGCCTGGAGATGCAAAAGCCATCGTTGCTGCTTTAAACTTAATACTTTCGTCTTCCACGAGTCATGCGGTATCGGCGACCGACCTGAGTAGCGAACTTCAACAACTGGGCCTCCCTCGGGAGCACAGCACCACCCTTGCACGTATTTACACGGAACACAGCCCCCAAATCACGGCGACGTTATCTGCGCAGTCCTTGAGAC TCAAACGTCTTTCTTTCATCGAAACATTGGAGAACGAGAAAACATCACCATTCGTAAAAATAGCATTCCAAACTAGCGACACCGCTGGAAAAGAGGAAACCAACAAAGTCACGATACCCAAAGAAAGCATTCCGGTATTGCTTGCAG AACTGAAGAGAGCACGGTCACTGATGGAAGGACTGTAA